In the Rhodothermales bacterium genome, TCACCGTCGAGGCGGGCGACCTCCCGAGCGGGCTCTACGTCTACCGCGTCGCCGGCGAAGGCTTCGCCGAGACACAGACGCTGACGCTCGTCCGCTAGCCCCGCTGTCGCACGACGCTGTAGTTTGGAAGCCCCTCTCCCGGCGTTCGGGGGAGGGGCTTTTCTGTCTCTCCCCTCTCCGTCGCCCCATGCGCCTCCTGTTTCTCGCCCTCCTCCTCGCCGGCTGCGCCGAGCCTCCGGCCGATCCCCCGCCGCCCGCCGAACCGGCCCTCGCCCACTCGACGGCCGACCTCGCGGCGTTCTTCCCCGACAGCACCGAGGGCGCGTTCGTGCTCTACGACGCGCAGACCGGCGTCACGACGCGCTACAACCCCGAGCGGGCGGCCGAACGCCGGACGCCCGCCTCGACGTTCAAAATCTTCAACTCGCTCGTTGCCCTCGACGCGGGCGCCGTCGCCGACGAGCACGAGATCGTCGAATGGGACGGCGTCGACCGGGGCTCTGCTGGATGGAACGAGAGTCAGGATCTGGAGACGGCGTTCCAGCGCTCGTCGGTGTGGGTGTACCGCGAGCTCGCCCGCCGCGTCGGCCGCGACACGCTACAGGCGGCCCTCGACCGCGAGGGCTACGGCAACGCCTCGATCGGCGACGAGGTCGACCTGTTCTGGCTCGACGGCTCGCTCCGCATCTCGCCCGACGAGCAGGTGGCGTTCCTCCGGCGGCTGCAAGCGGGCGAGACCGGCTTCTCCGACCGGGCCGAGGCCATCGTCAAGCGCATTATGATCGCCGACACCACCGCGGGCGCGGTCGTGCGCGGTAAGACGGGCTGGGCACGGAGCGAAGAAGAGAACCTCGGCTGGTGGGTCGGCTGGATCGAGCAGGGCGAGGGCGTCCATTTCTTCGCCACCCTCGTCGAAAGCGACGACCCGGAGTACGACCTGCTCGCGGCGAGACGAGCCACGACGGACCGTATCCTTCGACACCTCGGCGTCCGCTGAC is a window encoding:
- a CDS encoding penicillin-binding transpeptidase domain-containing protein, which gives rise to MRLLFLALLLAGCAEPPADPPPPAEPALAHSTADLAAFFPDSTEGAFVLYDAQTGVTTRYNPERAAERRTPASTFKIFNSLVALDAGAVADEHEIVEWDGVDRGSAGWNESQDLETAFQRSSVWVYRELARRVGRDTLQAALDREGYGNASIGDEVDLFWLDGSLRISPDEQVAFLRRLQAGETGFSDRAEAIVKRIMIADTTAGAVVRGKTGWARSEEENLGWWVGWIEQGEGVHFFATLVESDDPEYDLLAARRATTDRILRHLGVR